A single window of Sphingobacterium sp. ML3W DNA harbors:
- a CDS encoding 2-oxoglutarate dehydrogenase E1 component codes for MDKLTYLSNADSSYIDGLYQAYTQDPESVDFGWQKFFEGFDFGQNAGESVGATADATPDHVLKEINVLNMINGYRDRGHLFTQTNPVRERRKYYPGKELETFGLSEADMNTIFNAGVEVGLGPAKLKDIRQLIEDTYCRSIGAEFKYIRNPEKIKWLQDRMEADRNKPTYSLDIKKRILDKLNHAVAFESFLGTKFLGQKRFSLEGAESLIPALDAVIEKGSELGIQEFVIGMAHRGRLNVLTNIMGKPYKTVFSEFEGKTYAEDPEVNFGGDVKYHLGYSTDVKTDDGKTIHLSLAPNPSHLETVDPIVEGLVRSKIDMKYEGDSSKIAPIAIHGDAAIAGQGVVYEVTQMSKLDGYKTGGTIHIVINNQIGFTTNYKDARSGTYCTDVAKITSSPVFHVNGDDAEALVYAIKLAVEYRQKYKTDVFIDLLCYRRFGHNEADEPKFTQPLLYKLIEKHPNPKEVYAKKLIEEGSIDESYAKKIEKDFKAILQEKLEESKEVVNLTEETPMFSGAWKGLRPAKKGESFETVKTNVSDKTFVQLAKEITTLPTNKSFFRKISRLFEDRAKMIEKDSYDWAMGELMAYATLLNEGSRVRISGQDVQRGTFSHRHAVLTLENSEETYTPLANINGGDKFSIYNSLLSEYAVLGFEYGYASANPHALTIWEAQFGDFYNGAQIIVDQYLSSAETKWKRSNGLVMLLPHGMEGQGPEHSSGRIERFLELCADENLILANCTTPANYFHLLRRQQVREFRKPLVVFTPKSLLRHPKVVSPLKDFTSNTFQEVIDDVNVTAKDVKRVLFCSGKIYYDLLEKQEVDKRKDVAIVRLEQLFPIPEEQLKAIRKKYNKASEFVWVQEENENMGAWSYYCRKLMNTEIAFTGFVARKESGSTATGYMKQHIAQQAKILNKSFE; via the coding sequence ATGGACAAACTTACATATTTGAGTAACGCTGACTCGAGCTACATCGACGGCTTATATCAAGCGTACACACAAGATCCAGAATCTGTAGATTTTGGCTGGCAAAAATTTTTTGAAGGTTTTGATTTTGGTCAAAATGCGGGCGAAAGTGTTGGTGCTACTGCGGATGCAACACCAGATCATGTTTTAAAGGAAATAAATGTATTGAACATGATCAATGGCTACAGAGACCGTGGTCATTTATTTACGCAAACAAATCCTGTACGTGAGCGTCGCAAATATTATCCTGGAAAAGAATTAGAGACATTTGGTCTTTCTGAAGCAGACATGAACACGATCTTTAATGCTGGTGTTGAAGTTGGCTTAGGCCCTGCCAAATTAAAAGATATTAGGCAATTAATTGAAGACACTTATTGTCGTTCTATTGGTGCTGAGTTCAAATACATCCGTAACCCTGAGAAAATCAAATGGTTGCAGGACCGTATGGAAGCTGACCGCAACAAACCAACCTATTCTTTAGATATCAAAAAAAGAATCTTAGATAAATTAAACCACGCAGTTGCTTTTGAAAGTTTCTTAGGAACAAAATTCTTAGGTCAAAAACGTTTCTCTCTTGAAGGTGCTGAAAGTTTAATTCCTGCTTTAGATGCTGTTATCGAAAAAGGATCTGAGTTGGGTATTCAAGAATTTGTTATCGGAATGGCTCACCGTGGCCGTTTAAATGTATTGACAAATATCATGGGTAAACCTTATAAAACTGTATTTTCAGAATTTGAAGGTAAAACTTATGCGGAAGATCCAGAAGTTAACTTTGGTGGTGACGTTAAGTATCACTTAGGTTATTCTACAGATGTCAAAACAGATGATGGCAAAACAATTCACTTAAGTTTAGCTCCAAACCCGTCTCACTTGGAAACAGTAGATCCAATTGTTGAAGGTTTGGTACGTTCTAAAATTGATATGAAATATGAAGGCGATTCTTCAAAAATCGCTCCTATCGCTATTCACGGTGATGCTGCTATTGCAGGACAAGGTGTTGTGTATGAAGTAACGCAAATGTCCAAATTGGATGGTTACAAAACTGGTGGTACGATCCACATTGTGATCAACAACCAAATTGGTTTTACAACAAACTATAAAGATGCACGTTCGGGTACTTATTGTACCGATGTTGCAAAAATCACTTCTTCACCTGTGTTCCATGTGAATGGTGACGATGCTGAAGCATTAGTATATGCGATTAAATTAGCCGTTGAATACCGTCAAAAATATAAAACTGACGTTTTCATTGATTTATTATGCTACAGAAGATTTGGTCATAATGAGGCTGATGAACCGAAGTTCACACAACCATTACTATACAAATTGATTGAAAAACATCCTAATCCAAAGGAAGTTTATGCAAAAAAATTAATCGAAGAAGGTAGCATCGATGAGTCTTATGCGAAAAAAATCGAAAAAGATTTCAAAGCTATATTACAAGAGAAATTAGAAGAATCGAAAGAAGTTGTCAATTTAACAGAAGAAACACCGATGTTCTCCGGAGCTTGGAAAGGCCTTCGTCCTGCTAAAAAAGGTGAATCTTTCGAAACTGTTAAAACAAATGTTTCGGATAAAACATTTGTACAGTTAGCGAAAGAAATCACAACACTTCCTACTAATAAGAGCTTCTTCCGCAAAATCTCTCGTTTATTCGAAGATCGTGCTAAGATGATTGAAAAAGATTCTTACGATTGGGCAATGGGTGAGTTGATGGCTTATGCTACTTTGTTAAATGAAGGAAGTCGTGTACGTATTTCTGGTCAAGATGTACAACGTGGTACATTTTCACACAGACATGCCGTATTGACTTTAGAAAATTCTGAAGAAACATATACGCCATTAGCAAATATTAATGGTGGAGATAAATTCTCGATCTACAACTCACTACTTTCTGAGTATGCAGTATTAGGTTTCGAGTATGGTTATGCTTCTGCTAACCCACATGCTTTAACAATATGGGAAGCTCAATTTGGAGATTTCTACAACGGTGCACAAATCATAGTTGATCAGTATTTATCTTCTGCTGAAACGAAATGGAAACGTTCAAATGGCTTGGTCATGTTATTACCTCACGGTATGGAAGGTCAAGGCCCAGAACACTCTTCTGGTCGTATCGAAAGATTCTTAGAACTTTGTGCTGATGAGAATTTAATATTGGCAAACTGTACTACACCTGCTAACTATTTCCACTTATTACGTCGCCAACAGGTTCGCGAATTCCGTAAACCATTGGTTGTATTTACACCAAAATCGTTGTTGCGTCATCCAAAAGTTGTTTCTCCTTTGAAAGATTTTACTTCAAATACTTTCCAAGAAGTGATCGACGACGTAAATGTAACTGCGAAAGATGTAAAACGTGTATTATTCTGTTCAGGTAAAATATACTACGATTTATTAGAAAAACAAGAAGTTGACAAACGTAAAGATGTCGCTATTGTAAGATTGGAACAATTATTCCCTATTCCTGAGGAGCAATTGAAAGCAATCCGTAAAAAATACAATAAAGCATCAGAATTTGTTTGGGTTCAAGAAGAAAACGAAAATATGGGCGCTTGGTCTTACTATTGCCGTAAACTAATGAATACAGAAATTGCGTTTACTGGATTTGTAGCACGTAAAGAAAGTGGCAGTACAGCTACTGGCTACATGAAACAACACATAGCGCAACAAGCTAAAATTTTAAATAAATCATTCGAATAA
- a CDS encoding deoxyribodipyrimidine photo-lyase translates to MEKRAALIWFRNDLRLHDNEVFLEASSKSSFIIPIFCFDPRYYAKNQYDFLNTNVIRAAFQLETVKALKEKLQSLGSDLITFVGYPEDIIPRIAQKYEVDEVYHHREVAFRETSISEKVEEELWKCKINLKHIIGHTLYHKEDLPFPIRDIPNSFATFKKKIERESFVRPTAEFPSNFMTAPHLEKTTLPTLEDLGYSIEEIALVKNKLIIGGEDLALELMQTVLNDPKGSENDYTLLSPFIAQGSLSPISLFHEIKKRDNGKKNKRFDRIVDMLLWRDYFRFMLKKYPNVFFKEKGFKKVLTSSTNDQLLFDKWRFGETENDFVNQSMILLQKTGYLPYFARIIVASFLVQEYNINWLKGAYWFEQNIFDYTPATNYGTWSHIAGVGTSDKDNNPIDWRKLINAHYPKGIQVPEDYTD, encoded by the coding sequence ATGGAAAAAAGGGCTGCTTTGATTTGGTTTAGAAATGATTTGAGGCTTCATGATAATGAAGTGTTTTTAGAAGCATCCTCAAAAAGTTCCTTCATCATCCCTATCTTTTGTTTTGACCCCAGATATTATGCTAAAAACCAATACGACTTTCTAAACACAAATGTAATTCGAGCAGCGTTTCAGCTTGAAACAGTAAAAGCACTAAAAGAAAAACTTCAATCTTTAGGTAGTGATTTAATAACTTTTGTTGGCTATCCGGAAGATATCATACCGCGTATCGCCCAAAAGTATGAAGTGGATGAGGTTTATCACCATCGTGAAGTAGCTTTCAGAGAAACATCAATCTCTGAAAAAGTGGAAGAGGAACTTTGGAAATGTAAAATTAATTTAAAGCATATTATCGGTCACACACTCTATCATAAAGAGGATCTACCATTTCCTATACGCGATATTCCGAATTCATTTGCGACGTTCAAAAAGAAAATAGAGCGTGAAAGTTTTGTCAGACCGACGGCCGAATTCCCTTCCAATTTTATGACCGCCCCGCATCTTGAAAAAACAACACTCCCAACACTGGAAGATTTGGGATACAGTATTGAGGAAATAGCACTGGTCAAAAATAAATTGATAATAGGTGGAGAAGATCTCGCTCTTGAATTGATGCAAACGGTATTGAATGACCCAAAGGGGTCGGAAAATGACTATACCTTATTATCTCCTTTCATTGCACAGGGTTCGTTATCTCCAATAAGTCTATTTCATGAAATTAAAAAACGAGATAACGGAAAGAAAAATAAAAGATTTGACCGCATCGTCGATATGTTACTCTGGAGAGACTATTTTAGATTTATGCTAAAAAAATATCCTAACGTTTTCTTCAAAGAAAAAGGATTTAAAAAGGTACTGACCAGCAGCACCAACGACCAATTGCTATTTGATAAATGGAGATTTGGTGAAACAGAAAATGATTTTGTGAATCAAAGTATGATTCTATTGCAAAAAACGGGGTATTTGCCTTATTTTGCCAGAATTATTGTGGCTAGTTTTCTAGTACAGGAATATAATATCAACTGGTTAAAAGGGGCCTATTGGTTTGAACAAAATATTTTCGATTACACACCTGCAACTAACTATGGTACGTGGTCCCATATCGCTGGTGTGGGAACGAGCGATAAAGATAACAACCCGATAGATTGGCGTAAATTAATTAATGCACATTACCCGAAAGGTATTCAAGTACCTGAGGATTACACGGACTAA
- a CDS encoding acyl-ACP desaturase — protein MQELPLNLPEGSRREVMSYLEPFMLNEMSEYLKPVDEMWQPADFLPDASRDTFFDEIRDLQESARELPYDLVAVLVGDTITEEALPTYESWLTMVDDVEKNEQGGWMRWVRAWTAEENRHGDLLNKYLYLSGRIDMRQFEISTQYLIKDGFDIGTGADPYRNFIYTSFQEIATNVSHRRVAGLSKKNGDKLLAKMCGVIAADEARHAKAYMSFISKAFTVDPSEVMIAFEDMMRKKIVMPAQFLRESGEPQGEAFAHFSDAAQRLGIYTALDYVDILKELNTDWKIDQVTGLNEQGEKARDYLMKLPDRLLRLADRIKIPEKEYKFKWIYDQK, from the coding sequence ATGCAAGAATTACCTCTAAATTTACCCGAAGGCTCACGAAGAGAAGTTATGAGCTATTTGGAACCGTTCATGCTAAATGAGATGAGCGAGTACTTAAAGCCTGTAGATGAAATGTGGCAACCTGCAGATTTTCTACCTGATGCTTCTAGGGATACATTTTTTGACGAAATTAGAGATTTACAAGAGAGTGCAAGAGAACTTCCATACGATTTAGTTGCTGTTCTAGTTGGAGATACCATTACAGAGGAAGCTTTACCTACATATGAATCTTGGTTAACGATGGTTGACGATGTAGAGAAAAACGAGCAAGGTGGCTGGATGAGATGGGTACGTGCTTGGACTGCTGAAGAAAACCGTCACGGTGATCTTTTGAATAAGTATCTATATTTATCTGGAAGAATTGACATGCGTCAATTTGAAATATCTACTCAATATTTAATTAAGGATGGTTTTGATATCGGTACTGGTGCCGATCCGTATCGTAACTTTATCTATACTTCCTTTCAAGAGATTGCGACCAATGTTTCTCATCGTCGTGTCGCTGGACTTTCTAAAAAGAATGGCGATAAATTACTGGCGAAGATGTGTGGTGTGATTGCTGCAGATGAAGCGCGTCATGCAAAAGCCTATATGTCTTTTATATCGAAAGCTTTTACGGTAGACCCAAGTGAAGTTATGATTGCTTTTGAGGATATGATGCGTAAGAAAATTGTGATGCCTGCGCAGTTCTTAAGAGAATCGGGTGAGCCACAAGGTGAAGCATTTGCACACTTCTCTGATGCAGCGCAACGTCTTGGTATTTATACTGCCCTCGATTATGTTGATATTTTAAAAGAATTGAATACGGATTGGAAAATAGACCAGGTAACTGGTTTAAACGAACAAGGTGAAAAAGCAAGGGATTATTTAATGAAACTTCCGGACCGTTTATTACGGTTGGCAGATCGCATAAAAATACCTGAAAAAGAATATAAATTTAAATGGATCTACGATCAGAAATAA
- a CDS encoding SufE family protein, whose amino-acid sequence MTISEIQNELIDDFSFFTDWMEKYEYIIQLGKEVPLISEEHKKDDFIIKGCQSKVWLFPEVKDGKVYFTADSDAIITKGLVSLMVKVLSGHTAKEIVDADLYFIDQIGLKEHLSPTRANGLLSMVKQMKLYALALQARG is encoded by the coding sequence ATGACTATTAGCGAAATACAAAATGAATTAATTGATGATTTTTCTTTTTTTACAGATTGGATGGAAAAATATGAATACATCATCCAGTTAGGAAAAGAAGTTCCATTAATAAGTGAAGAACATAAAAAAGATGATTTTATCATCAAAGGCTGTCAGTCAAAAGTATGGTTGTTTCCAGAAGTAAAGGATGGAAAGGTTTACTTCACAGCAGATAGTGATGCTATTATTACAAAAGGATTGGTCAGTTTGATGGTGAAAGTACTTTCAGGACATACTGCAAAGGAAATTGTGGATGCTGACTTATATTTTATAGATCAGATAGGCCTTAAGGAACATCTTTCCCCAACGCGCGCAAATGGATTATTATCCATGGTGAAGCAAATGAAATTATACGCTTTAGCGCTACAAGCTAGAGGTTAA
- a CDS encoding peptide MFS transporter, with product MSKQGQQTLEQVQHFEGKYPKQIWSLFFSEMWERFCFYGMRGMLVFFMITQLNFAEKEANLQYGATQAFVYAFTFIGGLFADKILGFRKSLFWGGSLMIIGSALLATDPHQFFFFGLAFIIIGTGFFKPNISTMVGELYRSDDNRRDAGFSLFYAGINLGAFLGGYICVAIGKGYMLTSIIDEAHRWNVAFGLAAVGMFVSLINFQFTKRHLGPIGLQPGHPDAIIKAKKLPKWAEYVVYISTLLMIPLVQVMVSKTEYTDYFMYLIGPLTLIYLFYEMTKLSKVERNKLIAALVFILFSIIFWGIYEQSGGSLSIFAAKNLNDSMMGGLVHLDPNGVNNSGGAFFIIILAPIFGLLWIWLSKRKMEPNTIIKFGLGFIFLGLGYYVLFGTKFFAQDGIASLDIFTLALLVITVGELCLSPIGLSIMTKLSPGRLQGIMMGMWFLASAYGQYVAGLIGAHMAEAREGDSLADKLVTYTDSYKQLGLYSLIAGIVLIALSPFVKKLMGGVK from the coding sequence ATGTCAAAACAAGGACAACAAACTTTAGAACAGGTTCAACATTTTGAAGGTAAATATCCGAAACAGATTTGGAGTTTATTTTTCTCGGAAATGTGGGAACGATTTTGCTTTTATGGCATGAGAGGTATGCTGGTTTTCTTTATGATTACCCAGCTTAATTTCGCAGAAAAAGAGGCAAACTTGCAGTATGGCGCGACACAAGCGTTTGTATATGCTTTTACTTTTATCGGCGGTCTATTTGCGGATAAAATATTGGGATTTAGAAAGTCGCTCTTCTGGGGAGGTAGCTTGATGATAATAGGAAGTGCTTTGTTAGCAACAGATCCACATCAGTTTTTCTTCTTTGGACTCGCATTTATTATTATTGGTACTGGGTTTTTCAAACCTAATATTTCAACGATGGTAGGGGAGTTGTACCGTTCGGATGACAACCGTCGTGACGCAGGTTTCTCTTTATTCTATGCCGGAATAAACTTGGGAGCATTCCTTGGTGGTTATATCTGTGTGGCGATTGGAAAAGGGTATATGTTGACCTCCATCATTGATGAAGCACATCGCTGGAACGTAGCTTTTGGTTTAGCTGCTGTCGGTATGTTTGTCAGTTTAATCAATTTTCAATTTACGAAACGTCATCTAGGACCTATTGGTTTACAACCTGGACATCCAGATGCAATCATAAAAGCCAAAAAATTACCTAAATGGGCTGAGTATGTCGTTTATATCAGTACTTTGCTCATGATTCCTCTTGTTCAGGTGATGGTTTCTAAAACGGAATATACAGATTATTTTATGTACCTAATAGGTCCATTAACATTGATCTATCTGTTTTATGAAATGACAAAGCTCTCTAAAGTCGAAAGAAATAAATTGATTGCGGCGTTAGTCTTCATCTTATTTTCCATTATCTTTTGGGGTATTTACGAACAAAGTGGAGGTTCTTTGAGCATTTTTGCTGCTAAGAATCTGAATGATTCCATGATGGGAGGATTGGTTCATTTGGATCCAAATGGAGTCAATAATTCTGGAGGAGCGTTCTTTATCATTATTTTAGCACCAATTTTTGGATTATTATGGATTTGGTTATCAAAAAGAAAGATGGAACCAAATACGATCATTAAATTTGGATTAGGTTTTATTTTTCTTGGATTAGGCTATTATGTGTTATTTGGCACCAAGTTTTTCGCACAGGATGGCATTGCTTCTTTGGACATCTTTACTTTAGCTCTTCTTGTTATCACTGTCGGCGAATTATGCTTGTCGCCTATCGGTTTATCCATAATGACTAAGTTGTCTCCAGGGAGGCTTCAAGGCATCATGATGGGGATGTGGTTTTTAGCAAGTGCATATGGACAATATGTTGCGGGCTTAATTGGTGCACATATGGCAGAAGCCAGAGAGGGAGATTCCTTGGCAGATAAATTGGTAACCTATACCGATAGTTATAAGCAGCTCGGACTTTACTCCTTGATTGCAGGTATTGTATTAATCGCACTTTCCCCATTCGTGAAGAAATTAATGGGAGGAGTGAAATAA
- the odhB gene encoding 2-oxoglutarate dehydrogenase complex dihydrolipoyllysine-residue succinyltransferase, whose translation MSLEIKVPTVGESITEVTLSQWLKQDGDYVEMDENIAELESDKATFELPAEKAGILRIIAQEGDTLEIGALVCTIEEGGAPTGDSKPAAAASEEKASTPATTNVADENPDSYAAGTASPAAAKILREKGIDPATIKGTGKEGRITKEDAEKAILAPKAAAPAKEAPKAAAPVAVAGARNERREKMTSLRKTIAKRLVSVKNETAMLTTFNEVNMQPIMDLRAKYKDSFKEKHGVGLGFMSFFTKAVTTALQEWPAVNARIENNELVYSDFADISIAVSAPKGLVVPVLRNAESMSLQEIEKGIGALAVKARDNKLTIDEMTGGTFTITNGGVFGSMMSTPIINAPQSAILGMHNIIQRPVAENGQVVIRPMMYIALSYDHRVIDGRESVSFLVRVKQLLEDPARLLLQV comes from the coding sequence ATGAGCTTAGAAATTAAAGTACCAACCGTAGGTGAATCCATTACTGAGGTAACCTTGTCACAGTGGTTGAAACAAGATGGCGATTACGTTGAAATGGACGAAAACATCGCAGAATTGGAATCTGATAAAGCAACTTTTGAATTACCAGCTGAAAAGGCAGGTATCTTAAGAATTATTGCTCAAGAAGGTGATACTTTAGAAATTGGTGCGCTAGTTTGTACTATCGAAGAAGGTGGTGCTCCTACTGGTGATTCAAAACCTGCAGCTGCTGCTTCTGAAGAAAAAGCAAGTACACCAGCTACAACTAACGTTGCTGATGAGAATCCAGATTCTTATGCTGCTGGTACTGCTTCTCCTGCTGCTGCAAAAATTTTAAGAGAAAAGGGAATTGATCCTGCTACGATTAAAGGTACAGGAAAAGAAGGTCGTATTACTAAAGAGGATGCTGAGAAAGCAATTTTAGCTCCTAAAGCTGCTGCACCTGCAAAAGAAGCTCCTAAAGCTGCTGCTCCAGTTGCTGTAGCTGGTGCTCGTAACGAACGTCGTGAGAAAATGACTTCATTGCGTAAAACTATTGCTAAACGTTTAGTTTCAGTGAAAAATGAAACTGCTATGTTGACTACTTTCAATGAAGTGAACATGCAGCCTATCATGGACTTACGTGCTAAATACAAAGATTCTTTCAAAGAGAAACATGGTGTAGGCCTTGGGTTTATGTCATTCTTCACTAAAGCGGTAACAACTGCATTGCAAGAATGGCCTGCTGTAAATGCGAGAATTGAAAACAATGAATTGGTATATTCTGATTTCGCAGATATCTCAATCGCAGTTTCTGCTCCTAAAGGATTAGTAGTTCCTGTGCTTAGAAATGCTGAATCGATGTCTTTGCAAGAAATCGAAAAAGGAATTGGTGCGTTAGCTGTAAAAGCACGTGACAATAAATTAACGATTGATGAAATGACTGGTGGTACATTTACAATCACCAATGGTGGTGTTTTTGGATCAATGATGTCTACTCCAATCATCAATGCTCCACAATCGGCAATCTTAGGTATGCACAACATCATTCAACGCCCAGTTGCTGAAAATGGTCAAGTAGTTATCCGTCCGATGATGTACATCGCGTTATCTTATGATCACCGTGTAATTGACGGTCGTGAGTCTGTAAGCTTCTTAGTACGTGTTAAACAATTATTAGAAGATCCAGCTCGTTTATTATTACAAGTATAA
- a CDS encoding cysteine desulfurase, translated as MEQKKLKDFDVNKIRADFPILKREVNGKPLVYLDNGATTQKPQSVIDAITHYYSQMNSNVHRGVHYLSQISTDAFEVTRRSIQAFINAKHEHEIIITTGTTHSINIIATCFGKVNISAGDEIIISAMEHHSNIVPWQMICEEKGAILKVIPMNEKGELDLDAYKALFSDRTKIASFTYVSNSLGTINPVKEMIAIAHEHQVPVLLDAAQAIQHIKLDVQDLDVDFLVFSGHKMYGPTGIGVLYGKEAALNAIPPYQGGGDMIKEVTFEKTTYNELPFKFEAGTPNIEAGICLNAAIEYINAIGIEQIAAYEEALLSYGQEQLATVPGIRFIGTAAQKSSVISFLIDGTHPYDVGVILDKLGIAVRTGHHCAQPVMDQFGIPGTIRASFALYNTKEEVDILVAGLKRAASMLV; from the coding sequence ATGGAGCAAAAAAAATTGAAAGATTTCGATGTAAATAAGATTAGGGCTGATTTTCCAATCTTGAAAAGAGAGGTCAATGGAAAGCCTTTAGTTTATTTGGATAATGGAGCGACTACTCAAAAACCGCAGTCTGTTATTGATGCGATTACGCATTATTATTCCCAGATGAATAGTAATGTCCATAGAGGAGTTCATTATTTAAGCCAAATTTCTACCGATGCATTTGAAGTGACAAGACGTAGTATTCAAGCTTTCATCAATGCAAAGCATGAACACGAAATCATCATTACTACCGGTACTACCCATAGTATAAATATTATTGCCACCTGTTTTGGCAAGGTGAATATTTCTGCTGGCGATGAGATTATTATTTCCGCTATGGAACACCATTCTAATATCGTCCCATGGCAGATGATCTGCGAAGAAAAGGGAGCTATTTTGAAAGTGATCCCCATGAATGAAAAAGGAGAACTAGATTTAGATGCCTATAAAGCACTTTTTTCGGATAGAACTAAAATTGCTTCTTTCACTTACGTTTCCAATTCGTTAGGAACCATCAATCCTGTAAAGGAGATGATTGCTATAGCACATGAGCATCAAGTCCCTGTTTTATTGGATGCAGCTCAAGCTATCCAACATATTAAATTGGACGTTCAAGATTTGGATGTCGATTTTCTTGTGTTCTCAGGACATAAAATGTATGGACCTACAGGTATTGGAGTCTTATATGGAAAAGAAGCAGCTTTAAATGCAATTCCACCTTACCAAGGTGGAGGAGATATGATTAAAGAAGTGACCTTTGAAAAGACTACTTACAATGAATTGCCTTTTAAATTTGAAGCTGGTACACCCAATATCGAAGCCGGAATTTGTTTGAATGCTGCAATTGAATATATCAATGCGATCGGCATTGAGCAAATTGCTGCCTATGAAGAAGCGTTATTATCTTACGGACAAGAGCAGTTAGCAACGGTACCAGGTATACGTTTTATTGGTACTGCAGCACAGAAAAGTTCAGTCATTTCATTTTTGATTGACGGTACACATCCTTATGATGTAGGCGTTATCCTCGATAAATTAGGTATTGCTGTTAGAACCGGACATCATTGTGCACAGCCTGTGATGGATCAATTTGGAATCCCAGGCACCATACGCGCTTCTTTTGCATTGTATAATACGAAAGAAGAAGTAGATATCTTAGTCGCTGGCTTGAAAAGGGCAGCAAGTATGTTGGTTTAA